One window of the Cryptomeria japonica chromosome 7, Sugi_1.0, whole genome shotgun sequence genome contains the following:
- the LOC131033383 gene encoding uncharacterized protein LOC131033383 codes for MRASAERPTQLRLSVPARPPLRAPSSSSSSSSSSSLRHYPSFPYTPSSKPFPFSPAATPTPSKRPGAKVWLPWLCTLLHLASLYWLNTTTSLHPVTFTFLALLLSAVLTAMQQQPPPWNRPLTGLQRGTLVVDGAAVALLFFLRFVGCRACGPMEAILAEFAGALAGKALLGKSGDRGKRIRGLVALVTGSFLLSRGWDRAGCFPAGNYASAAAFSCDRLFRLAVPLAAGVMASLEKSCANRSSIRHLGKRRIRLISLSIAAAILFPFAVTSFFLWDWNPGPVYISSGALVGSVALGVVASFYGETYSEEKLLVPPLSPKPFFMTVCCLCGLELVFGLELSLLGFLLCSFILWIAVRDLGSPSSWMAYSILESDPSDAFLSLVKNPLHHILSERKSRKIAIFLLINAAFMVVEFVSGFMSNSLGLISDACHMLFDCAALAIGLYASYISRLPANGKFNYGYGRFEVLSGYVNAVFLVLVGSLIVLESLERILDPQEISTESLLLVSVGGLLVNIVGLVFFHEEHHHAHVGGSCSHSNGTHSHTHSHETHDHDHHSHGHSHTCTIKTVPCSVEDKHFVSCEKSGSNSSNNFREDHDVHKVGHANMQEDHPKSHIHTGHNHGEGESHHQSLQGDNCKGHGHINQAEQITCEQHQLVVSSHKHEGHSHLSEHDHQIQSDHDHLNRKEGLMLDKQAKDVCVAHHDEQHHNCKHDHDHGHAHSDSPSHLGHSHPHLEDSHSHNHSHLEDSHSHGNSHLEHSCSHSNSHLEHRHSHSNSHLEHNHSHLKPSQSHSDSHLEHSHLAENHSSKEHRHIDHNMEGIFLHVLADTLGSVGVVASTLVIKYKGWLIADPACSIFISILIISSVIPLLRNAAEILLQRVPRVNEHDIKQALRDIQRIQGVHDFQNMHVWSFTNKEVVGTLHLHISAESDKSSIGTQVTQLLRDAGIKDSTLQMEYAVNS; via the coding sequence ATGAGGGCATCTGCAGAGCGGCCGACGCAGCTGCGTCTCTCTGTGCCCGCGCGTCCGCCGCTACGGGcgccatcttcttcttcttcttcctcctcctcctcttccctTCGACATTACCCGTCATTCCCTTATACCCCATCATCAAAGCCCTTTCCTTTCAGCCCTGCCGCAACTCCGACCCCTTCCAAGCGACCAGGGGCCAAAGTATGGCTGCCATGGCTCTGCACGCTGCTTCATCTGGCATCTCTCTATTGGCTCAATACGACCACATCACTGCATCCAGTGACCTTCACCTTCCTGGCACTTCTACTGTCGGCAGTGCTCACAGCGATGCAGCAGCAGCCGCCCCCATGGAACCGCCCACTGACGGGCCTGCAGCGGGGCACGCTGGTGGTGGACGGTGCTGCGGTGGCTCTGCTCTTTTTCCTCCGCTTCGTGGGTTGCAGAGCTTGCGGTCCCATGGAGGCCATTCTTGCTGAATTCGCCGGTGCCCTAGCTGGCAAAGCACTGCTTGGAAAGTCGGGAGATCGCGGGAAACGAATTAGGGGTTTAGTGGCTCTGGTGACCGGATCTTTTCTTCTGTCGCGGGGATGGGACCGCGCGGGTTGTTTTCCGGCGGGGAATTATGCTTCCGCTGCTGCGTTTTCATGTGACCGACTGTTTCGGCTGGCAGTGCCGCTCGCGGCAGGAGTAATGGCTTCGCTAGAGAAATCTTGCGCCAATCGGAGCTCAATTCGTCATCTTGGTAAGCGACGTATACGCCTGATTTCTCTGTCAATTGCTGCCGCAATTCTTTTTCCGTTTGCGGTTACTAGCTTCTTTCTCTGGGATTGGAACCCTGGACCTGTTTATATTTCCTCGGGGGCATTGGTTGGAAGTGTGGCGTTGGGCGTGGTGGCGTCCTTTTATGGCGAAACTTACAGCGAAGAGAAACTCCTAGTGCCGCCTTTGTCGCCCAAGCCATTTTTTATGACTGTGTGCTGTTTGTGCGGCCTGGAGCTTGTTTTCGGCCTGGAGTTATCACTTTTAGGGTTTTTGTTATGTTCTTTCATTCTGTGGATTGCCGTCAGAGATCTGGGATCGCCCTCTAGCTGGATGGCTTACTCGATTCTCGAATCAGATCCCTCTGATGCGTTTTTATCCTTGGTGAAGAACCCGCTGCATCATATTCTCAGCGAAAGAAAGTCGAGGAAAATTGCAATTTTCCTTTTAATCAATGCGGCATTTATGGTGGTTGAGTTTGTTTCTGGTTTTATGAGTAACAGCCTGGGTCTTATTTCAGACGCCTGCCATATGCTGTTTGATTGTGCGGCCCTTGCGATTGGACTGTATGCATCGTATATTTCTCGGCTTCCTGCAAACGGCAAGTTCAATTATGGGTATGGGAGATTTGAGGTTTTGTCTGGGTATGTGAATGCTGTGTTTTTGGTGCTTGTTGGCTCGCTTATTGTGTTGGAGTCTCTGGAAAGGATTTTGGATCCGCAAGAAATTTCTACAGAAAGCTTGCTGCTTGTTTCTGTTGGAGGGCTTCTAGTAAATATTGTGGGGTTGGTGTTTTTTCACGAGGAGCATCATCATGCCCATGTTGGCGGTAGCTGTTCTCATTCTAATGGAACTCACTCTCACACCCATTCGCATGAAACCCATGACCATGATCACCATTCTCATGGTCATAGCCACACCTGCACAATTAAGACCGTTCCCTGCAGCGTGGAGGACAAGCATTTTGTCAGTTGTGAGAAGAGTGGATCAAATTCCTCAAATAATTTCCGTGAAGATCATGACGTTCATAAAGTAGGGCATGCCAATATGCAAGAGGACCATCCCAAATCTCATATACATACAGGCCACAATCACGGGGAGGGGGAGAGTCACCATCAAAGTTTGCAAGGTGACAATTGTAAAGGGCATGGTCATATTAACCAGGCCGAACAGATCACCTGTGAGCAGCACCAACTAGTGGTGTCATCACACAAACATGAGGGCCACAGCCACCTTAGTGAACATGATCATCAGATTCAAAGTGACCATGATCATTTGAATAGAAAAGAAGGCTTAATGCTGGACAAGCAAGCAAAAGATGTGTGCGTAGCTCACCATGATGAACAGCATCACAATTGCAAACATGATCACGATCATGGACATGCTCATTCTGATTCTCCTTCACATTTGGGGCATAGCCATCCTCACTTGGAGGATAGCCATTCACATAACCATTCTCACTTGGAGGATAGTCATTCACATGGCAATTCTCATTTGGAGCATAGCTGTTCACACAGTAATTCTCATTTGGAGCACAGACATTCGCATAGCAATTCTCATTTGGAGCATAATCATTCTCACTTGAAGCCTAGCCAGTCGCATAGTGATTCTCATTTGGAGCATAGCCATTTGGcagaaaatcattcatccaaagaGCATCGTCATATTGATCACAATATGGAGGGAATTTTCTTGCATGTACTTGCTGATACCTTGGGGAGTGTAGGAGTGGTAGCTTCTACTCTTGTGATAAAATACAAAGGTTGGCTTATAGCAGATCCAGCCTGTTCGATATTCATATCCATTTTGATTATTTCATCTGTCATTCCTCTGCTCAGGAACGCTGCTGAAATCCTGTTGCAGAGAGTACCTAGAGTCAATGAGCATGACATAAAGCAGGCGCTTAGAGATATACAGAGAATACAAGGTGTCCATGACTTCCAAAATATGCATGTTTGGAGCTTCACAAACAAGGAAGTTGTAGGGACTCTTCATCTTCACATTTCAGCTGAAAGTGATAAATCTTCAATTGGGACTCAAGTAACCCAATTGCTACGTGATGCTGGAATCAAGGATTCGACGCTTCAAATGGAATATGCAGTAAATTCATAG